The DNA segment CAGTACCCGTACAACCCGGAGGATTCAGAGGATCAGTATGCCAGGCTTTACTCACCAGCGGTAGTAAGTATCATTGCCGGATTAAATTTGGCCAGATACGGATTGGGCAACTACCTGAATGACAATGCTGAGAATAAGGCTACTGAAGCTGAAAAGACAATTATTCAGAACTTGTCCCGTGCTGGTAGACGGTTAAAAGGTTTTGCGCGTACCAACTTGTTCAAACGCCTTGAAAGCAGTGGTTGGGCTTTCCTGCTTTCGGTTTCGCGGCAGGTTATGCGGAATTACACATTTATTTATGCTATTGAGAATAAAGAAAAACTTCCCGTTGGACAACAGGAAGCAAATATGCTGGATTACTTTCTGGAAGATAAGGAGCCGGACGGGGAAAGCAAGCCTGATATAACTATGAATCTGCTGCTTGATGAGAAGCAATATCTTAATAAGGCAGCATCTGTTTTCAAGGTATTAAAGGCTGAGAAGAATCAAAAGAAGTTCGATTGGATTAAGAGTGACTTGTTCGAGAAGAAGTTGAAGGATGAACTATATGCTGATAGCAAGAACCTCCTAAAAATCCTTGAAGCAGGCAAAGAATGGAAAGCACTGGAAGACAGACAGCTCAATAGGCTTTTTGAGTTGATAACGAAAGATCACCCGAAAGAAAAAGTCCTCATATTTACTCAATATGCCGATACCGCCTATTATCTGTGTGATGAACTCAAAAGGCGAAAGGTCAAATCGCTTGAATGTGTAACGGGAGACGTAGAAGAACCCCGTGAATATGCGGTCAGGTTTAGCCCTAAAAGCAATGGCCGTAGTGAGATAGAAAATGAATTGAGAGTACTGGTTACAACAGATGTTTTGAGCGAAGGGCAAAACTTACAAGATGCACATATTGTGGTCAACTACGATTTGCCCTGGGCCATCATCCGGTTAATACAGAGAGCTGGACGTATTGACCGCATTGGGCAACAATCAAAGGAGATAATCTGCTACTCATTCTTGCCCGAAAATGGAGTAGAGCAGATAATCAATTTAAGAGGACGGCTTCGTCAGCGCATTGAAGAAAATGCTGAAGTAGTGGGAGCCGATGAAGTTTTTTTCGAGGGCGATCCGGTAAACCTGGCAGATTTGTATAATGAAAAATCCGGTATCCTGGATGATGCTGGTGAGGAAGAAGTAGATTTGGCCTCCTATGCCTATCAAATTTGGAAGGACGCCATAGATGCCGATCCTAAATTGAAACAGATCATTACCAACATGCCTGATGTAGTCTATTCCACTAAGCCCCTCGGTAATAGAGAAAAAGATGAAGGTACGGTTGTTTATTGCCGAACCGGAGAAGGAAATGATGTGCTCACCTATGTGGATAGCCGTGGAGGTGTGGTGACCCAATCCCAATTCAGGATTTTAAGGGCCTTAAAATGCACACCAGAAACTCCGGCACTCGAACGCTTGCCGAATCATCATGACTTGGTGGCAAAGGGTGTTGATTACGTTCGGGAATTTGAAAGCCAGATTGGCGGCCAGCTTGGCCATAAGCGTAGTGCCCGGTACAGGGTTTACATGAGCCTGGAAGGGTTTTACAACGCCAGTCCTGATGATCTTTTTGCAGGCCCACGCCTGAAAGCGGCAATTGATGAAATTTATCAGTTTCCACTCAAGGAATATGCACGTGACATCCTGAACAGGCAGTTGAAAACCGGAATATCAGATACTGATCTTTCAGAATTGGTTATCAACCTCCGCGAGGAAGATAGATTGTGTATTGTTGATCCAGAGGGTGTTAAAGAATATAAAGCCCCGCAAATCATTTGTTCAATGGGCTTAAAAGAGGAAAATTAGAATGGAGCATCTGATTTCAAAGAAAGTTTTTAATCAATATCTAAAGTCGTTCGATTTCTCAGGGTTATTTGTTGATTTGGGCTGGGCCCACGCAAAGAAAAGGGAACCGGTTGAAGCAGCCAACGAAGTTTACACACTCAATGCCGCTGCCGAGAAGCAGAGTTTTGTGGTGTTGATCTGTGATCCGGGGCCTGATGGTAAAATTCCTGAAAGCGCCATTCGCAGAACCATAGAAAAAAAGGTGCGTAGCCTGTTCTTTGAGCACATCATTATTTATGTAGATAAGGCCCAGAAAGAACAGCTTTGGCAGTTGGTGATTCGTGAGCCTAACAAACCTGCGCGAATTGTGGAGCACCGCTACCATGTGAACCAAGCCGCAGACTTTTTATATGAAAAATTGCAGGGCCTTCTCTTTACGCTGGATGAAGAAGGCAATATTGGAATAGTTGATGTAAAAGCGCGTGTTCAGGCACAGTTTAGCCAGAATGCAGAGAAAGTGACCAAGAAGTTTTATGCTGAGTTTAAGCAGCAGCATGGCGCTTTCCGCCAATTCATTGATGGAATTGCAAAAGAAACGGACAAGGATTGGTACACCAGCCTGATGTTAAACCGCCTTATGTTCATCTACTTCATTCAGAAAAAGGGATTTCTGGACAAGAATTTCAGTTATTTACAGGACAAGCTTAAAGAGGTAAAGGCGCAAAAAGGTAAAGGTAAGTTCTTTAGCTTTTATCGCAACTTCCTTATGCGGCTTTTCCATGAAGGGTTGGGGAATCCTGACCATTCTGATGCGGACTTGCAAAAGCTCATCGGCAGGGTTCCTTATCTCAATGGCGGCCTCTTCGATGTGCATGAACTGGAAAAGGATCATGCAAAAATCAACATTAAGGACGAAGCATTTGAGAAGGTCTTTGCTTTTTTTGATAAATACAACTGGCATCTTAATACTAATATCTCATCATCCGGCAAAGACATTAACCCGGATGTAATCGGGTACATATTTGAGAAGTACATTAATGATCGCGCCCAAATGGGTGCCTACTACACCAAAGAGGATATTACCGACTATATCGGTAAAAATTGCATTATTCCCTATTTGTTTGACCAGGTAAAGGAACGTTGTAAAGAAGCTTTTACAGGCGATAGTAGCCTTTGGAATATGCTGAAGGAACAGCCTGACCGCTATATTTACCCTGCTATGAAACATGGAGTGTGGGAAGAACCACCCACCGATGGAAAAGATGGAAATCTGCGGGAATTGCCGGGGAATATTGAAATTGGGGTGGATACCAGCAAGCCCAACCTCATTGAGCGCAGGAAGGATTGGAATACCTCAGCGATAGAAGAATATGCGCTTCCCACCGAGATTTGGCGGGAAACCGTGACCCGCAGGCAGCGCTATTTTGAAGTAAGAAACAAGCTGGTAAATGGGGAGGTAACCAACATCAATGATTTCATTACCTATAACCTTGATATCCGGCAGTTTGCACAGGATGCTGTGGAGCAGTATGAAGGCATTGACTTTACCCGTGCCTTTTACCGCACGCTGCAAGAGGTCACTATTTTAGACCCTACCTGCGGTTCCGGGGCATTTTTATTTGCCGCGCTTAATATTTTGCAGCCGCTTTATGAAGCTTGCCTGTTGCGCATGGGGCAGCACAAAGACGACATGGAACGGCAAAACCGCAATAAGAATACCTATAAAAACGAGCGGGAAATTTTAGCCCAGGCAGCGCAACACCCCAACCTGGATTACTACATCTTAAAGAACATTATCCTGCGCAATCTTTATGGGGTTGACATTATGAATGAGGCCGTGGAAATAGCCAAGCTGCGCCTGTTCCTGAAAATGGTGGCCGTGGCCGAACCGGATTACCAGAAAGAAAACTTAGGGCTGGAGCCATTGCCTGACATTGACTTTAACATCCGGGCAGGGAATACATTGGTGGGCTTTGCCACGGAGGCGGAGTTAAATAAAAGCTGGCATTTGTTCCCGAACGATTTGTACGATAATCCAAAAGAAGCCAAAACAAGGGTGAACGATAAAATGGACTATGTTGCCAAAGCATTCACCCGCTTTAAAGAAGTACAAACAGCTCACGTTCAACTTCAAGATTTCAAGTCTTTTAAAGATGTGAAGTCAGAACTTGAAATAAAGTTGAAGGAGCTAAGAAACGAACTCGATTATGTTCACGCCCTGACTTATGGAATTTATCCAAATACCAGTCGAAAGCAATTCGAGGATTGGAAGCAAACGCACCAGCCCTTCCATTGGTTTGCCGAGTACTATGGCATTGTGCATGACCGTGGCGGGTTTGATGTGGTAATTGGGAATCCACCTTATGTTGAATATTCGAAGGTAAAGAAGTCTTATTCTATTATAGGACTCAAAACAATACAGAGTGGTAATCTTTTCGCCTTTTGTATTGAAAAAGCACTAAATATTTTACAAAAAAAAGGGTGGTTTGGATACATTGTTCCTGTTAGTTTGACTTGTACTCAGCGAATGGCGTCATTGCAAAACCAATTCCTTCAATATTCTGATGAAGTTTGGCTATCAAGTTATGGAGAACGTCCTTCAAAGTTGTTTGAAGGAGCTGAAGTATTGCTTTCTATTTGTATGTTTTCAAAAGGCAGCCAAAGTTTATTGAGGTCAACAAATTTAAGGAAATGGCACAGTGATTACCGTCCGCATCTGTTTGAAACAACTCAATACTCTCCTCCAGTTCAAAGGATTAGGAATTACATCATCCCCAAAGCGAAGGAGACACTAGAAGTTTCTATAATCCAAAAACTAAGTGAAGGAAATTCAGTTCTTGAAAAATTCTATACTGAGAAGAACAAAAACAAAATATACTACAGAATTGGTGGAGGTCGATACTGGAAGATTTTCACCACTTTTCAGCCAAATTTCGTTTTAAACGGCACTCAATCAGTGTCCTCCCGGGAAAACTATCTCTATTTCGATAACTTGCTTACGAGAGACTTGGCTGTAGCACAGTTAAGTAGTACCCTCTTTTTCTGGTGGTATTCAATTACCACTAATGGTAGAGATATGAACCCTGTAGATCTTGCCAAGTTTCCATTTGCTTACCAGAACCTAAGTAGTAAAACAATATCTGCTCTTCAAGGTGATAGTCAATTATTAATGGCAGACTATTCTAAAAAGAAAGTGGAAAAGGAGAAGGTGTCAACTAAAACTGGCAATGTTATTTATGAAGAATTTTATCCAAGACTTTCAAAGGGTCTAATTGACCAAATTGATATACAACTTGCCCACTATTACACCTTCACAGAAGAAGAACTTGACTTCATCATCAACTATGACATCAAATACCGGATGGGAAAGGAATTGGAGGGGAATGAGGAGTAAGGATAGAGGACATACAGCGGGTACTCTACGGATAGAGGGCACTGCGCCAGCGAACGAACCAAGAGCATCACAAGTTGTAAGAATATTAAATTTGCGCGGAAATGGAGAAATACGGAATTCCTGAACGCTTCAAGCCAGGCTTTGAAGCGCTAATAGCCCTGGATGAAAAACAGGTG comes from the Bacteroidia bacterium genome and includes:
- a CDS encoding helicase-related protein, with protein sequence MFSILSPQKALPRIFDNIEKHLNQGLKDSIEVAYKSDFCIGYFNLRGWKHLADYVERWEGGDEKCCRLLIGMQKHPQEVLKDYFNHVETGEIDNKRAKDFKTKLAHEFRNQLTIGIPTDQDEITLRQLKHQLLSKKVVVKLFLKHTLHAKLYLLYRDDKNNPRTGFVGSSNLTMSGLAKQGELNVDVLDHDASEKLEKWFADRWEDRWCIDITEELAEIIEESWAREELIPPYHIYLKIAYHLSQEARSGLSEFKLPKEFEKKLFPFQQQAVKVAAHHLNKRNGVLIGDVVGLGKTITATALARIFEEDFSLETLIICPKNLVKMWEDYAFEYRLRAKVLSITKVQGELTDMRRYRLLIIDESHNLRNRFGKRYRAIHEYIKLNGSKVILLTATPYNKTYLDLSGQLRLFIDDDQNLGVSPERYIERIGGKTRFLARHQTAVDTLPAFEHSEFIDDWRELMKLFLVRRTRSFVKNHYALTDKTNGRQYLEFPDGSKSYFPDRVPKAVQYPYNPEDSEDQYARLYSPAVVSIIAGLNLARYGLGNYLNDNAENKATEAEKTIIQNLSRAGRRLKGFARTNLFKRLESSGWAFLLSVSRQVMRNYTFIYAIENKEKLPVGQQEANMLDYFLEDKEPDGESKPDITMNLLLDEKQYLNKAASVFKVLKAEKNQKKFDWIKSDLFEKKLKDELYADSKNLLKILEAGKEWKALEDRQLNRLFELITKDHPKEKVLIFTQYADTAYYLCDELKRRKVKSLECVTGDVEEPREYAVRFSPKSNGRSEIENELRVLVTTDVLSEGQNLQDAHIVVNYDLPWAIIRLIQRAGRIDRIGQQSKEIICYSFLPENGVEQIINLRGRLRQRIEENAEVVGADEVFFEGDPVNLADLYNEKSGILDDAGEEEVDLASYAYQIWKDAIDADPKLKQIITNMPDVVYSTKPLGNREKDEGTVVYCRTGEGNDVLTYVDSRGGVVTQSQFRILRALKCTPETPALERLPNHHDLVAKGVDYVREFESQIGGQLGHKRSARYRVYMSLEGFYNASPDDLFAGPRLKAAIDEIYQFPLKEYARDILNRQLKTGISDTDLSELVINLREEDRLCIVDPEGVKEYKAPQIICSMGLKEEN
- a CDS encoding DNA methyltransferase, with product MEHLISKKVFNQYLKSFDFSGLFVDLGWAHAKKREPVEAANEVYTLNAAAEKQSFVVLICDPGPDGKIPESAIRRTIEKKVRSLFFEHIIIYVDKAQKEQLWQLVIREPNKPARIVEHRYHVNQAADFLYEKLQGLLFTLDEEGNIGIVDVKARVQAQFSQNAEKVTKKFYAEFKQQHGAFRQFIDGIAKETDKDWYTSLMLNRLMFIYFIQKKGFLDKNFSYLQDKLKEVKAQKGKGKFFSFYRNFLMRLFHEGLGNPDHSDADLQKLIGRVPYLNGGLFDVHELEKDHAKINIKDEAFEKVFAFFDKYNWHLNTNISSSGKDINPDVIGYIFEKYINDRAQMGAYYTKEDITDYIGKNCIIPYLFDQVKERCKEAFTGDSSLWNMLKEQPDRYIYPAMKHGVWEEPPTDGKDGNLRELPGNIEIGVDTSKPNLIERRKDWNTSAIEEYALPTEIWRETVTRRQRYFEVRNKLVNGEVTNINDFITYNLDIRQFAQDAVEQYEGIDFTRAFYRTLQEVTILDPTCGSGAFLFAALNILQPLYEACLLRMGQHKDDMERQNRNKNTYKNEREILAQAAQHPNLDYYILKNIILRNLYGVDIMNEAVEIAKLRLFLKMVAVAEPDYQKENLGLEPLPDIDFNIRAGNTLVGFATEAELNKSWHLFPNDLYDNPKEAKTRVNDKMDYVAKAFTRFKEVQTAHVQLQDFKSFKDVKSELEIKLKELRNELDYVHALTYGIYPNTSRKQFEDWKQTHQPFHWFAEYYGIVHDRGGFDVVIGNPPYVEYSKVKKSYSIIGLKTIQSGNLFAFCIEKALNILQKKGWFGYIVPVSLTCTQRMASLQNQFLQYSDEVWLSSYGERPSKLFEGAEVLLSICMFSKGSQSLLRSTNLRKWHSDYRPHLFETTQYSPPVQRIRNYIIPKAKETLEVSIIQKLSEGNSVLEKFYTEKNKNKIYYRIGGGRYWKIFTTFQPNFVLNGTQSVSSRENYLYFDNLLTRDLAVAQLSSTLFFWWYSITTNGRDMNPVDLAKFPFAYQNLSSKTISALQGDSQLLMADYSKKKVEKEKVSTKTGNVIYEEFYPRLSKGLIDQIDIQLAHYYTFTEEELDFIINYDIKYRMGKELEGNEE